The following proteins are co-located in the Alcaligenes faecalis genome:
- a CDS encoding aromatic ring-hydroxylating dioxygenase subunit alpha: MYQTQTVIGQTVGSKDRPVEQCTWPEDVLNTIPDWVYTSNDIYNREMERIFHGDTWNFVALEAEIPDSGDYKRSYVGSTPVVVARAEDGSINVFENRCAHRGAEFCRHNQGNTNEFVCPYHQWSYSLKGDLQGIPFKRGANKEGGMPRSFKNSEHGLKKLHVTTHNGVIFASYSDKVEPITEYLTPEILKDFEAIFPGKKLKILGYYRNELPCNWKMYHENLKDPYHATLLHSFLVVFGLLVAGNKSQMYVDPVHGRHGYMASAKSEDKYAEVSEDNKKEMRSFVDDMRLRDERFLDYIKEFDSPWSVTMQTIWPNLIVQREMNTLGVRQIVPNGPNSLIMQWTMFGYEDDTEEMTRHRLRQGNLMGPAGFLGLEDNEAMKFVQEGVRRSSSEVNIIKLDESKLGTSNTLISEAAIRSMYQYYRQVMDL; this comes from the coding sequence ATGTATCAGACGCAAACGGTGATAGGCCAGACGGTCGGGTCCAAAGACCGCCCTGTCGAGCAATGCACCTGGCCCGAGGATGTGCTCAACACCATTCCGGATTGGGTCTACACCAGTAACGACATCTACAACCGCGAGATGGAACGCATTTTCCACGGCGACACCTGGAACTTTGTGGCCCTGGAAGCGGAAATTCCCGATTCGGGCGACTACAAGCGTTCGTATGTCGGTTCCACGCCGGTGGTCGTGGCGCGTGCGGAGGATGGCAGCATCAACGTATTTGAGAACCGCTGTGCCCACCGAGGTGCCGAGTTCTGCCGCCACAACCAGGGCAACACCAATGAGTTTGTGTGCCCGTATCACCAGTGGTCTTACAGCCTGAAGGGTGATCTGCAAGGGATTCCTTTCAAGCGCGGTGCGAATAAAGAAGGCGGCATGCCGCGCAGCTTCAAGAACTCCGAGCATGGTCTGAAAAAGCTGCATGTCACCACGCACAATGGCGTCATTTTTGCGTCCTACAGCGACAAGGTCGAGCCAATTACGGAATACCTGACGCCAGAAATCCTGAAGGATTTCGAGGCGATATTCCCCGGCAAGAAATTGAAGATTCTGGGTTACTACCGTAACGAATTGCCTTGCAACTGGAAGATGTACCACGAGAATCTGAAAGATCCGTACCACGCAACCTTGCTGCACTCTTTCCTGGTGGTGTTTGGTCTGCTGGTAGCGGGCAACAAATCGCAGATGTATGTGGACCCAGTACATGGTCGTCACGGTTACATGGCGTCCGCCAAGTCCGAGGACAAATACGCCGAGGTCAGCGAGGACAACAAGAAGGAAATGCGTTCCTTTGTGGACGATATGCGTTTGCGCGATGAGCGTTTCCTGGACTACATCAAGGAGTTTGATTCGCCTTGGTCGGTCACCATGCAAACAATCTGGCCCAACCTGATTGTTCAGCGCGAGATGAATACCTTGGGTGTGCGTCAGATTGTGCCCAATGGCCCCAACAGCCTGATCATGCAATGGACCATGTTTGGCTATGAGGACGATACCGAGGAGATGACTCGTCACCGTCTGCGTCAGGGCAACCTGATGGGTCCTGCCGGTTTCCTGGGTCTGGAAGACAACGAGGCCATGAAGTTTGTGCAGGAAGGGGTACGTCGTTCCAGCAGCGAGGTGAACATCATCAAGCTCGATGAAAGCAAGCTGGGTACGTCCAATACGCTGATCTCGGAAGCGGCTATTCGCTCCATGTACCAGTACTACCGCCAAGTGATGGATCTGTAA
- a CDS encoding non-heme iron oxygenase ferredoxin subunit: MNWIKIAETDAIDNEESLAIDWQGKKLALHKLDDEFHLTDNVCTHQYALLSDGYLEDGCVECPLHQAKFCLRTGKAMSAPATVDIKVYPLRIEGSDILADFSQA; this comes from the coding sequence TTGAACTGGATAAAAATTGCCGAAACCGATGCCATCGATAACGAAGAGTCCCTGGCAATCGACTGGCAGGGCAAGAAACTGGCCCTGCATAAACTGGACGACGAGTTCCATCTGACCGACAACGTCTGTACCCATCAATACGCCTTGCTGTCCGACGGCTATCTGGAAGACGGTTGTGTGGAATGCCCCCTGCATCAGGCCAAGTTCTGTTTGCGAACCGGCAAGGCCATGAGCGCCCCGGCCACGGTGGATATCAAGGTCTATCCGCTGCGTATTGAAGGCAGCGATATTCTGGCTGACTTTAGCCAGGCCTGA
- a CDS encoding TRAP transporter small permease subunit — protein MQLLLKLSRAIDSLNQLCGRVVMWVVLLVVVISSYNAFARKFFDVSSNAWLEVQWYLFGALFLLTGGYTFLRNEHVRVDVLASRLSERKQIVIEAVCVVLFMLPACLAIMILSWPVFMDSYLTQEVSSNSGGLIRWPAKLIIPIGFALISLQGVSHLIKCIGFLRGACPNPNKKLQSKTPEELLAEEIARQAQATLANQHKG, from the coding sequence ATGCAATTACTACTCAAACTATCAAGGGCGATCGACAGCCTGAATCAGCTCTGTGGCCGAGTGGTCATGTGGGTGGTTCTGTTGGTTGTTGTGATCAGCTCCTATAACGCCTTTGCGCGTAAATTTTTCGATGTCAGTTCCAATGCCTGGCTGGAAGTGCAGTGGTATCTGTTCGGTGCCCTTTTTTTGCTGACGGGCGGCTACACCTTCTTGCGCAATGAGCATGTCCGCGTGGATGTGCTGGCCTCACGTCTGTCTGAGCGCAAACAAATTGTGATCGAAGCCGTGTGTGTGGTGCTGTTCATGTTGCCCGCCTGTCTTGCCATCATGATCCTGTCCTGGCCGGTGTTCATGGACTCCTACCTGACTCAGGAAGTGTCCTCCAACTCCGGTGGTTTGATTCGCTGGCCTGCCAAACTGATTATTCCCATTGGTTTTGCCCTGATTTCACTGCAGGGGGTCTCGCATCTGATCAAGTGCATTGGCTTTTTGCGCGGCGCTTGTCCCAACCCCAACAAGAAGCTGCAAAGCAAAACGCCTGAAGAATTGCTGGCTGAAGAAATTGCACGGCAAGCCCAGGCCACGTTAGCGAATCAACACAAAGGCTGA
- a CDS encoding TRAP transporter substrate-binding protein — translation MERRSFLLKSATAAGAGLAAVAAPAIAQSSPTVRWRMSTGWPKSLDTIYGSAEALCNRVSELTEGKFEIRPFPGGELVPYAQNMDAISNGTVECNHVLSTAFVGKNTAVTFDTGLSFGMNARQHNSWIHFGGGLELLRDMYSQYNIVNFVAGNVGVQMGGWFRKEIKDLESLQGLKMRIGGIGGMVLSKLGAVPQQIPPSDIYSSLEKGTIDAAEWIGPYDDERLGLNKVAPFYYSPGWFEGSASLTSMVNKEAWEALPANFKAAFETACNEQTMLSLAKYDALNPGALRKLVADGAKLRYFPKDVMKAAYDKSQELWKELSESNADFAKIYPGWKAFQEQEASWFRVAESALDNFTFSELGKRS, via the coding sequence ATGGAGCGTCGTAGTTTTTTGCTGAAATCGGCAACGGCCGCGGGTGCCGGCCTGGCAGCGGTAGCCGCCCCTGCAATCGCACAAAGCAGCCCCACCGTGCGCTGGCGCATGTCCACCGGCTGGCCCAAAAGTCTGGACACCATTTACGGTTCGGCCGAAGCACTGTGCAACCGTGTCAGTGAACTGACCGAAGGCAAATTTGAGATCCGGCCATTTCCGGGCGGTGAGTTGGTTCCTTACGCGCAGAATATGGATGCCATCAGCAATGGCACCGTCGAGTGCAACCACGTGCTCAGTACTGCGTTTGTGGGCAAGAACACCGCCGTGACCTTTGACACCGGCCTGTCTTTTGGCATGAACGCCCGTCAGCACAATTCCTGGATTCATTTCGGTGGCGGTCTGGAGTTGCTGCGTGACATGTACAGCCAATACAACATCGTGAACTTTGTGGCCGGTAATGTGGGCGTGCAAATGGGGGGCTGGTTCCGCAAGGAAATCAAAGACCTGGAAAGTCTGCAAGGCCTGAAAATGCGTATTGGCGGTATTGGTGGCATGGTGCTGTCCAAACTGGGGGCCGTACCCCAGCAGATTCCCCCCAGCGATATTTACTCCTCGCTGGAAAAAGGCACGATTGATGCAGCCGAATGGATTGGTCCTTACGACGATGAAAGGCTGGGCTTGAACAAAGTCGCTCCTTTTTACTATTCCCCTGGCTGGTTTGAAGGCAGTGCATCCTTGACTTCCATGGTGAACAAAGAGGCCTGGGAGGCCCTGCCTGCCAATTTCAAGGCTGCCTTCGAGACGGCCTGTAACGAGCAGACCATGCTGAGCCTGGCCAAATACGATGCCTTGAACCCCGGCGCCTTGCGCAAATTGGTGGCTGACGGTGCCAAGCTGCGTTACTTCCCTAAGGATGTCATGAAGGCGGCTTACGACAAGTCCCAGGAACTGTGGAAGGAATTGTCGGAAAGCAACGCCGATTTTGCCAAGATTTATCCAGGCTGGAAGGCCTTCCAGGAGCAGGAAGCCAGTTGGTTCCGGGTTGCTGAAAGCGCCCTGGACAACTTCACCTTCAGCGAGTTGGGCAAGCGCAGTTAA
- a CDS encoding aromatic-ring-hydroxylating dioxygenase subunit beta translates to MKMDFSFKPAQIAVERALVLKAEIELFNAEYCATLDRGNVEDWPLFFVEDAVYRVTSRENADLNLPVGLVYAEGRDMMHDRAVAIARTQMYAPRYMLHLVTDVRVISEADNGDIEAEGNFMLMQTLVEGPSTVHLVGNYFDTFTRVEGRLMLKERQVIFDTSILANDLVFPV, encoded by the coding sequence ATGAAAATGGATTTTTCTTTCAAACCCGCCCAGATTGCTGTTGAGCGTGCTTTGGTGTTGAAGGCGGAAATTGAGCTTTTCAATGCCGAGTACTGTGCCACTTTGGATCGTGGCAATGTTGAGGACTGGCCCCTGTTTTTTGTGGAGGACGCGGTTTACCGGGTTACTTCACGCGAAAACGCGGATCTGAATTTGCCGGTGGGCCTGGTCTATGCCGAAGGGCGCGACATGATGCACGATCGTGCGGTGGCCATTGCCCGCACGCAGATGTATGCCCCGCGCTACATGCTGCATCTGGTCACGGATGTTCGTGTGATCAGCGAGGCCGACAATGGCGACATCGAGGCCGAGGGTAATTTCATGCTGATGCAGACTTTGGTAGAAGGGCCTTCCACGGTGCATCTGGTGGGTAATTATTTTGATACGTTCACGCGTGTGGAGGGTCGTTTGATGCTCAAGGAGCGTCAGGTGATTTTTGATACGTCCATCCTGGCGAATGATCTGGTGTTTCCGGTCTAA
- a CDS encoding FAD-dependent oxidoreductase, translating into MAHHTSVLIIGAGQAASVLARELRSLGYNGSITLVGEETHLPYERPPLSKDVLKSSATTDSVFLQKAEFYQEQHIELLLGTSVQSLDCATRQASLSNGQVWSFDHAVLATGGTARELAVLPTSQTNALYLRTLDDALSLQARLQPGLRTLVVGGGFMGLELASTAHETGAQVTVIEANERLLARNAPALLSQWLLARFESQGITVRLGQGVRQAHFAAGNAHPVQLELNDGQTLNGDLAIVAAGLSANSALARASGIAVDDMTAGIIVDHQGRTSVAGIYAAGDCATQICPDTSVRTRTESWQNANEQARQVAHAIAGQDAPAAPVSWFWTDVLGCNIQMLGQGSPDLNYQVRGVMDSQGDAISFMLLAFEGQHLRHAIGVNAGADLRALRSVMEQDLPVDPAIVLDPATKLRQYVKEAARTAQV; encoded by the coding sequence ATGGCACACCACACTTCCGTATTGATCATCGGCGCTGGCCAAGCGGCTTCGGTGCTGGCGCGTGAACTGCGCAGCCTGGGCTATAACGGCAGCATTACCTTGGTAGGCGAAGAAACTCATCTTCCCTACGAACGACCGCCACTGTCCAAAGACGTGCTCAAGTCCAGTGCAACCACTGACAGCGTGTTTTTACAAAAAGCCGAGTTCTATCAAGAACAACATATTGAGCTCTTGCTGGGCACGAGCGTGCAGTCCCTGGATTGCGCCACGCGTCAGGCCAGCCTGAGCAATGGCCAAGTCTGGAGCTTTGACCACGCCGTGCTGGCCACTGGCGGCACGGCCCGCGAACTGGCCGTGCTACCCACCAGCCAGACCAACGCCCTGTATCTGCGCACGCTGGACGATGCCCTGAGCCTGCAAGCCCGTCTGCAACCTGGTTTGCGCACCTTGGTGGTTGGTGGTGGTTTCATGGGTCTGGAACTGGCCTCTACCGCCCATGAAACTGGCGCCCAGGTCACGGTCATTGAAGCGAATGAACGCCTGCTGGCGCGCAACGCCCCTGCCCTGCTGTCGCAATGGTTGCTGGCGCGTTTCGAGTCGCAAGGCATCACCGTGCGTCTGGGTCAGGGTGTGCGACAGGCCCACTTTGCGGCAGGCAACGCGCACCCCGTTCAACTGGAACTGAATGATGGCCAGACCTTGAATGGCGATCTGGCGATTGTGGCAGCCGGCCTGAGCGCGAACTCCGCCTTGGCGCGGGCCAGTGGTATTGCGGTCGATGATATGACGGCCGGAATTATAGTGGATCACCAAGGTCGCACCAGTGTGGCGGGCATTTATGCCGCTGGTGATTGTGCCACGCAGATTTGCCCCGACACCTCCGTGCGCACGCGCACCGAATCCTGGCAGAACGCTAATGAACAAGCTCGTCAGGTAGCCCACGCCATTGCCGGGCAGGATGCCCCTGCTGCACCCGTTAGCTGGTTCTGGACGGATGTGCTCGGTTGCAATATTCAGATGCTGGGCCAAGGCAGCCCGGATCTGAACTATCAGGTACGCGGCGTCATGGACAGCCAGGGCGATGCCATCAGCTTCATGTTGCTGGCTTTCGAGGGCCAGCATCTGCGACACGCGATTGGCGTCAATGCCGGTGCGGATCTACGCGCCTTGCGCAGCGTCATGGAACAGGACCTGCCTGTGGATCCGGCCATCGTACTGGACCCAGCCACCAAGTTGCGCCAGTACGTGAAAGAAGCGGCCCGTACGGCCCAAGTCTAA
- a CDS encoding 2Fe-2S iron-sulfur cluster-binding protein, with protein sequence MAEISIQVNGRQQTHEAEPRTHLGDFIREKSRLTGTNLSCEHGVCGACTVLVDGRPVRSCITFAGACDGHEVTTVEGYDDDPIMSRLRTAFSEKHALQCGFCTPGMLATSRDIVLRLPDADEARVRIELSGNICRCTGYQGITAAILSVLHALRDQPDAQVDALRAAVVQNVQQDWNQNGFTTFDAVQEDVQAPAPVAAAAPTAPGSADKGKGQAIQGGFDARFPADQVWAFMKDLPKVAGCLPGAMIESQEGATVQGKIAIKFGPMSAAFKGNATLEEDNERRAAVLRGEGVDSLSQSRARGDVSFQVNPDGETRSRVEVELVYSLQGPLAQFSRSGLVQDFVRRMIAEFGKNVNLRLEKPLAEGEEPVVAEFNPVKMFFSILWDRFKGFFRRS encoded by the coding sequence ATGGCAGAAATCTCGATTCAAGTTAATGGCCGCCAGCAAACGCACGAGGCCGAGCCGCGCACCCATCTGGGTGATTTCATCCGCGAGAAAAGCCGTTTGACTGGCACCAATCTGAGCTGTGAGCACGGTGTGTGCGGCGCATGTACGGTACTGGTGGATGGCCGTCCGGTGCGCTCCTGCATTACCTTTGCCGGTGCCTGCGATGGCCACGAAGTGACCACCGTAGAAGGCTACGACGACGACCCGATCATGAGCCGTTTGCGTACCGCTTTCTCGGAAAAACACGCCTTGCAATGCGGCTTCTGTACGCCCGGCATGTTGGCCACCAGCCGTGATATTGTGCTGCGCTTGCCCGATGCGGATGAAGCCCGTGTGCGCATAGAACTGTCCGGCAATATTTGCCGCTGCACCGGCTATCAAGGTATTACGGCTGCCATCCTGTCCGTGCTGCACGCCTTGCGCGATCAGCCCGATGCTCAGGTAGACGCTTTGCGTGCCGCTGTGGTGCAGAACGTGCAGCAGGACTGGAACCAGAACGGCTTTACGACGTTTGACGCTGTCCAGGAAGACGTTCAGGCTCCCGCTCCGGTGGCGGCTGCTGCGCCCACCGCGCCCGGTAGTGCTGACAAGGGCAAGGGCCAAGCTATTCAAGGTGGTTTTGATGCCCGCTTCCCGGCTGATCAGGTCTGGGCTTTCATGAAGGATTTGCCCAAGGTGGCGGGCTGTCTGCCCGGCGCGATGATCGAGTCTCAGGAAGGGGCCACGGTACAGGGCAAGATTGCCATCAAGTTTGGCCCCATGTCGGCCGCCTTCAAGGGTAATGCCACGCTGGAAGAAGATAACGAGCGCCGTGCCGCCGTGCTGCGCGGTGAGGGCGTGGACTCCTTGAGCCAATCGCGTGCGCGTGGCGATGTCAGCTTTCAGGTCAATCCGGATGGCGAAACGCGCAGCCGCGTGGAAGTGGAACTGGTGTATTCGCTGCAAGGGCCACTGGCGCAGTTTTCGCGCTCTGGACTGGTTCAGGATTTCGTGCGCCGCATGATTGCAGAGTTCGGCAAGAACGTGAACCTGCGCCTGGAAAAACCGCTGGCCGAAGGCGAGGAGCCCGTGGTGGCCGAGTTCAATCCGGTCAAGATGTTCTTCAGCATTTTGTGGGACCGCTTCAAGGGATTTTTCCGGCGCTCATAA
- a CDS encoding FAD binding domain-containing protein, with protein MKAAKFEYEQAQSLQQIQDAYGSDPSALRLMGGSQSLGPMLNLRLVRPGRVLDVSAVPELRQVTAIKGQVRIGAAVTHAQIEDGIYEPLRGHMMQKVAGRIAYRGVRNRGTLGGSLAHADPAADWVLTCVALGAYINVRGTQGNRTVPMSEFMLAAYTTVLEAGEFIESVDVPEVSGSARWGYYKFTRKVGEFADASCACYFDPATRTARVVIGAMEGAPRSLPELAVKVAVQGAAVLEGDTIAAALQPYLAQRDQAHQVLFRTVVERSLKQALGVKG; from the coding sequence ATGAAGGCCGCCAAGTTTGAATACGAACAGGCCCAGAGCCTGCAACAGATCCAGGATGCCTATGGCAGCGACCCTTCTGCGCTGCGCTTGATGGGCGGCAGCCAGTCCCTGGGACCTATGTTGAATCTGCGTCTGGTACGTCCTGGTCGTGTGCTGGATGTATCGGCCGTGCCCGAGCTGCGTCAGGTCACGGCCATTAAAGGACAGGTGCGTATCGGCGCAGCCGTGACCCACGCCCAGATTGAAGATGGCATTTACGAGCCGCTACGCGGTCACATGATGCAGAAAGTGGCCGGTCGCATTGCTTACCGGGGTGTACGCAATCGTGGCACCTTGGGGGGCAGTCTGGCTCATGCAGATCCGGCGGCCGATTGGGTGCTGACCTGTGTCGCTTTGGGCGCATACATCAATGTGCGTGGGACCCAAGGCAACCGTACTGTTCCCATGAGCGAATTCATGCTGGCTGCTTACACCACGGTGCTGGAAGCCGGTGAGTTTATCGAGTCCGTAGACGTGCCTGAAGTGTCCGGTTCGGCCCGTTGGGGTTACTACAAATTCACCCGCAAAGTGGGCGAGTTTGCCGATGCCAGTTGTGCCTGCTATTTCGATCCGGCCACACGCACGGCGCGAGTTGTGATTGGTGCCATGGAAGGCGCCCCGCGCTCCTTGCCCGAGCTGGCCGTAAAAGTGGCCGTGCAAGGAGCAGCCGTCCTGGAAGGGGACACGATTGCAGCGGCTTTGCAGCCGTATCTGGCACAACGGGATCAGGCCCATCAGGTGCTGTTCCGTACGGTCGTAGAGCGCAGCCTGAAGCAGGCGCTGGGCGTGAAAGGGTAA
- a CDS encoding xanthine dehydrogenase family protein molybdopterin-binding subunit: MSQHSHPSSLGGQGVGARILRKEDARHLNGQGNFIGNMSMPGLQEVAFLRSPMAHARIRQINIEDSARAQVITRADMPDCLDIYAASTLPSYQASSMPPLASGSVRYVGEPVALAFGESRAVAEDVLEEIEALYDELPVYGSVPASLAAQGDLLHEGWQDNVFVTLRSDIAFEEHAARADRVIEHSVSLSRQCMLPMEGKAVLAYWDFQADQLVVYCGSQIPHMHRTGIAQFLGMDQAQVRVISPDVGGAFGYKCVLHQEELCVAWLAKTFRKPFRFMEDRREHLIAGANTREHQYRLKAHISHEGRLLALDAEIDIDGGAYSVWPFTVGLEVGQALGNLPGPYDFRGYRCRTRGVGTNKPGFMPYRGVARTGVCLAIEQMMDQIALAVGKPSWEIRLMNLVQGEQMPYVNVANKHYDSGDYPESLRRALAAVDVDAVLARQAKGEPDGRLIGLGVASYTEQSAHGTSVFASWGTAVIPGFDQAFVRMTPDGGLEVRVGVHSHGQGMETSFAQIASEILGIPVAKIKVVHGDTGRTPFSTGTYASRSLVMSGGAVSKACKTLLPRVRKIAAHMLKTDVDSMQHQGDIFSADDRQVSIAQVADAWYINPQHLPEDVDPQGLELSVGYKPKVDTGSFTYASNAVVVAVDPNTGGVEVLKYVVVEDCGVMINPMIVEGQTIGGIAQGIGTALYEEMPYDEFGQPLASTLADYVMPGACEVPNIHIEHMESPSPNTEFGAKGMGEGGAIAPPAAIMSAINNALRSTGAQVSHTPVTPHRLLSAIRAAVQPANQQDQQPVSEVQA, encoded by the coding sequence ATGAGTCAGCACAGTCACCCGTCAAGCCTGGGTGGCCAAGGAGTAGGTGCGCGTATTCTCCGCAAGGAGGATGCGCGCCATCTCAATGGCCAGGGCAACTTCATCGGCAACATGAGCATGCCAGGGCTGCAGGAAGTCGCCTTCCTGCGCAGCCCCATGGCGCATGCCCGAATCCGTCAGATCAATATTGAAGACAGCGCACGCGCGCAGGTTATTACCCGCGCCGATATGCCGGACTGTCTGGATATTTACGCCGCTTCCACTTTGCCTAGTTACCAGGCCTCCAGCATGCCGCCGCTGGCCTCGGGCAGTGTGCGTTATGTGGGCGAGCCGGTTGCCTTGGCCTTTGGTGAAAGCCGCGCCGTGGCCGAGGACGTTCTGGAGGAGATCGAAGCCCTGTATGACGAGTTGCCAGTGTACGGCAGCGTGCCGGCCTCGCTGGCCGCGCAGGGCGATCTGCTGCATGAAGGTTGGCAGGATAACGTGTTTGTGACCTTGCGCTCAGACATTGCGTTTGAAGAGCATGCCGCCCGTGCCGACCGCGTGATCGAGCACTCTGTCAGCCTGTCGCGGCAGTGCATGTTGCCCATGGAAGGCAAGGCGGTGTTGGCCTATTGGGATTTCCAGGCTGATCAACTGGTGGTGTATTGCGGCAGTCAAATCCCGCACATGCACCGTACCGGCATTGCCCAGTTCCTGGGTATGGATCAGGCTCAAGTTCGTGTGATTTCTCCCGATGTGGGCGGCGCCTTTGGTTATAAATGTGTGCTGCATCAGGAAGAGCTGTGCGTGGCCTGGTTGGCCAAGACTTTCCGCAAGCCGTTCCGCTTTATGGAAGACCGTCGTGAGCATTTGATTGCTGGCGCCAATACCCGTGAACACCAGTACCGCCTGAAAGCTCACATCAGCCATGAAGGCCGCCTGCTGGCGCTGGATGCTGAAATTGATATTGATGGCGGCGCGTATTCCGTCTGGCCCTTTACCGTGGGTCTGGAAGTAGGCCAGGCCTTGGGCAACTTGCCCGGTCCTTACGATTTCCGTGGTTACCGTTGCCGCACGCGCGGTGTGGGCACCAACAAGCCAGGCTTCATGCCGTATCGCGGTGTTGCCCGTACGGGTGTCTGTCTGGCCATTGAGCAGATGATGGATCAGATCGCCTTGGCGGTCGGTAAACCCTCCTGGGAAATTCGCTTGATGAACCTGGTGCAAGGCGAGCAAATGCCTTACGTCAACGTGGCCAACAAGCATTACGACTCGGGCGATTATCCAGAAAGCCTGCGCCGCGCTTTGGCCGCAGTGGATGTGGATGCTGTGCTGGCCCGTCAGGCCAAAGGTGAGCCTGATGGTCGTTTGATTGGTTTGGGGGTGGCGTCCTACACCGAGCAGTCCGCACACGGCACCTCCGTGTTCGCCAGTTGGGGCACAGCGGTGATTCCTGGTTTCGATCAGGCGTTTGTCCGCATGACTCCGGACGGTGGTCTGGAAGTGCGCGTGGGTGTGCACTCGCATGGTCAGGGTATGGAAACGTCTTTTGCCCAGATCGCCAGCGAAATTCTGGGCATCCCCGTAGCCAAGATCAAAGTGGTGCACGGTGATACCGGCCGCACGCCATTCTCTACCGGCACGTATGCCTCGCGCTCCTTGGTGATGTCCGGTGGTGCGGTATCGAAGGCCTGTAAAACGCTGCTGCCACGCGTGCGCAAGATTGCCGCGCATATGCTGAAAACCGATGTGGACAGCATGCAGCATCAAGGCGACATCTTTAGTGCTGATGACCGTCAGGTCAGCATCGCTCAAGTGGCTGATGCCTGGTACATCAACCCGCAGCATTTGCCCGAGGATGTGGACCCGCAAGGTCTGGAACTGTCCGTAGGCTACAAACCCAAAGTCGATACTGGCAGCTTCACTTACGCCAGCAATGCTGTGGTGGTGGCCGTCGATCCAAACACGGGTGGCGTGGAAGTGCTCAAGTACGTGGTGGTGGAAGACTGCGGCGTCATGATCAACCCCATGATTGTGGAAGGCCAGACGATTGGCGGGATTGCCCAAGGGATTGGCACCGCCTTGTACGAAGAAATGCCTTATGACGAGTTTGGCCAGCCGCTGGCATCGACCTTGGCCGACTATGTGATGCCCGGTGCTTGCGAAGTGCCCAATATTCATATCGAACACATGGAAAGTCCGTCGCCCAATACGGAGTTTGGTGCCAAGGGCATGGGCGAGGGCGGCGCAATTGCCCCTCCCGCCGCCATCATGTCGGCCATTAACAATGCCTTGCGCTCTACGGGAGCCCAGGTCTCGCATACGCCCGTAACACCGCATCGACTGCTGAGCGCGATTCGCGCCGCCGTGCAGCCCGCCAATCAGCAAGATCAACAGCCCGTGTCGGAGGTTCAGGCATGA